The Mucilaginibacter yixingensis genome window below encodes:
- a CDS encoding TolC family protein, protein MMSAFFKSKITPVACALFLCAALSSNAQEKIGLQKAVDLALERNLTIKQAQFSEALDDANLKQAKYNMLPSVSSSPQASYNFGRSLDPTTYQYTANQTTFLVNGSVTAQVTLFQGGQLRNQIIQNRLVVDADKSNTAKIKNDLVLSVIVDFLQILTNQDLVNAANQQLDIAKQTLNRSDINFKVGNQTLADLSQAKAGVSTAELNLTNAQNQLDLSVLVLKQYMEMDPSTHIDVERPDISKITDVQTLFAADEILQTALTVNPDVKLAEAQEAIYKQGVRVAQGSYFPSLALFSQIGSNYSDANRKFLPNGQTAYYPFGEQLSDHFYQGVGVSLQIPIFNRFNAHTSVKKAKINFANAQVSTQLAKNNLAKTIYQAVLDARAAGNQYQSAMQTYQANKDAFNVIQQRYNVGLVNSLDYNTSLTNLNKSQNDMIQARYQMIFRSKVIDYYLGKPILL, encoded by the coding sequence ATGATGAGCGCATTTTTTAAATCAAAAATTACTCCGGTTGCCTGCGCTCTGTTCTTGTGTGCAGCATTATCCAGCAACGCGCAAGAAAAAATTGGCCTGCAAAAGGCGGTCGACCTGGCGCTAGAGCGCAACCTCACCATAAAACAGGCTCAGTTTAGTGAGGCATTGGATGATGCCAATCTTAAACAGGCCAAATACAACATGCTGCCATCGGTCAGCTCATCGCCGCAGGCATCTTATAACTTTGGCCGAAGCCTTGACCCTACCACCTATCAATACACGGCCAATCAAACCACCTTTCTGGTTAATGGATCGGTAACGGCACAGGTTACGCTTTTCCAGGGCGGGCAGCTACGCAACCAGATTATTCAGAACCGTTTGGTTGTTGATGCCGATAAATCAAACACGGCCAAAATCAAAAACGATCTGGTGCTGAGCGTCATTGTTGACTTTCTGCAGATCCTCACCAACCAGGATCTGGTAAACGCCGCCAATCAGCAACTGGATATTGCCAAGCAAACGCTCAATCGCTCTGATATCAACTTTAAGGTAGGCAACCAAACCCTGGCCGACCTCTCGCAAGCCAAAGCAGGCGTTTCAACCGCAGAGCTGAATCTTACTAACGCACAAAATCAGCTGGATCTGTCTGTACTGGTCCTAAAACAATATATGGAGATGGACCCATCAACCCATATTGATGTTGAACGCCCGGACATAAGTAAGATTACCGACGTACAAACCCTGTTTGCAGCAGACGAGATTTTACAAACCGCCCTAACGGTTAACCCCGATGTTAAACTGGCCGAAGCACAAGAGGCTATTTATAAACAGGGCGTGAGGGTTGCTCAAGGCAGTTACTTCCCTTCATTAGCGCTTTTTTCGCAGATAGGTTCTAACTACTCTGATGCCAACCGTAAGTTTTTACCCAATGGCCAAACCGCTTACTATCCTTTTGGCGAACAGCTGAGCGATCACTTTTACCAAGGCGTGGGTGTGAGTTTACAGATACCGATCTTTAATCGCTTCAACGCGCATACTTCGGTAAAAAAAGCAAAGATCAATTTTGCCAACGCACAGGTGAGCACTCAACTGGCCAAAAACAACCTGGCTAAAACTATTTATCAGGCGGTATTGGATGCGCGTGCAGCGGGTAACCAGTATCAATCGGCCATGCAAACTTACCAGGCCAACAAAGATGCTTTTAATGTGATACAGCAACGTTATAACGTGGGACTGGTAAATTCGCTTGATTATAACACCTCGCTCACCAATCTTAATAAGTCACAAAACGATATGATACAGGCCCGGTACCAGATGATCTTCCGCAGTAAGGTGATTGACTATTACCTGGGCAAACCCATACTTTTATAA
- a CDS encoding polysaccharide deacetylase family protein: MYFFKTPWLLKKIYPALTWNRTRGEKVIYLTFDDGPIPIVTPFVLNILKQYNAKATFFCIGDNVKKHPEVFNEVKAGGHGIGNHTFNHLKGWVTDDDTYVANFLKCDELLHTSLFRPPYGRIKRSQADKLRGVRPEVQIIMWDMLSGDFDLNLDPEICLKKVIKHTQNGSVVVFHDSLKAFPRLEYVLPRALEYLSKQGFSFKALA; this comes from the coding sequence ATGTACTTTTTTAAAACCCCCTGGTTACTAAAAAAAATATATCCTGCATTAACATGGAACCGTACCCGGGGAGAAAAAGTCATTTATCTTACCTTTGACGATGGCCCTATCCCAATTGTTACACCGTTTGTTTTAAATATTTTAAAGCAATATAATGCAAAAGCCACGTTCTTTTGCATTGGAGATAATGTTAAAAAACATCCGGAGGTTTTTAATGAGGTGAAGGCCGGGGGGCACGGCATAGGTAATCATACCTTTAATCATTTAAAAGGATGGGTAACTGATGATGATACGTATGTTGCCAACTTTTTAAAATGTGATGAGTTGTTGCATACATCATTGTTCCGGCCGCCGTATGGGCGGATCAAGCGCTCGCAGGCGGACAAGCTGCGCGGGGTGCGTCCGGAGGTGCAGATCATAATGTGGGATATGTTGAGTGGAGATTTTGATTTGAACCTCGACCCGGAAATTTGTTTGAAAAAAGTAATTAAGCATACGCAAAACGGCTCGGTAGTCGTTTTTCATGATAGTCTGAAAGCGTTTCCGCGATTGGAATATGTGTTGCCCCGTGCGCTGGAATATTTAAGCAAGCAGGGCTTTTCTTTTAAGGCTTTGGCATAG